AAAATGTGCCTTATAATGATAAGATGAATCATGTGAGGGGTAATTGTAAATCCTTCCAACAAGGAGGTTGcaacttttttaattgtaacTTGGACAAAGAATTCAATAATGCAAATAATAAAGCAAGTAACAATAATGCAAATAATAATGCAAGTAACAATAATGCAAATAATAATGCAAGTAACAATAATGCAAATAATAATGCAAGTAACAATAATGCAAATAATAATGCAAGTAACAATAATGCAAATAATAATGCAAGTAACAATAATGCAAATAATAATGCAAGTAACAATAATGCAAATAATAATGCAAGTAACAATAATGCAAATAATAATGCaagtaacaataatacaCATAACAGTAATACACATAACAGTAATACACATGACAGTAATACACGTAACAGTAATACACATAACAGTAATACACGTAACAGTAATACACGTAACAGTAATACAAATAAGGATGACGATGCTAGCGATGATGAGACGAGTTTTGAATTTATTAGACTAGGGGTAAAGAAAAAGGCTCCAAATGTTAGGaagataattaaaaatttaacaagTAAGGAAATCATTATAACCAGCAACAACACTAtgtatgttaaaaaaaataagagaaaagGTATTTGTACTCTTTTTCTTGAAGATCTTTTGAAAACAAGAATAATGCTAAAAagatgtattaatatatatgataaaacaaCTGCGAAAAGATTAATCGAAAGGATggagaaattaaaaatgatattaaatgTTGCTACAGGTTACATTGGAGCTAATTTTTCAGGTAGAATGCCATGTGTTGATATTTCTGAAAGTATTATTAGTATTGGAAAGAATTTTCTTCTCTATATCATTGagtatataaaagaaaattataaatttattaaagtcCTTTATGGAGATACAGactctatatttttaataattgaAACGGATGATATAAATTACACCTTTAAAGTAGCTCgtgatattttatataatgtaaatagtATATTACCACCACCcatgtatttaaattttgaaaaggTATATTGCCCTTCTCTActaatgacaaaaaaaagatactTTGGTTTTGCttataaaaatgagaaagaagaaaaaccGACTTTAGATTTAAAGGGAGTAGAAAGTATAAGATCAGATCAATGTAATTTGGTAAAGATTGTATTGATAcagatttattttattttttactattttaagAATAACTGTTATTTCTCTCATTGCTGTTGTTGCTGTTATTTATGTAGGAACTTTTTccctaattttatttgttcttgTAAAGAATCCAATGTTCATAAGACCTATCCTTGTATATTATCAAAAATGTTAGAAGTAGTattgtgtatgtataaaaaaattatattcccAATTAATGATATAAACACATCAATTAGAACGATAAATTCAAATGAGGAAGATGATAAGGTAACGTTGTACAAGCAGTTTACAGATTTACTAAATTATGAAGAACACAACGttctattaaaaatgatgcactttttatataaacaaaagtATTCTTTCCtgatgtatttatttatcaattttaatgaatctatttttaagaaagagatagaaaatatattaaaagagaattatgaaaaaattagaaatcaGAAAAATGATTGTTGTTTAAAGAACccacataatatattaaaaacttgtttatgtataaaagaaataaatgagaatataaaatgtgGAGAAAACAAAtgtttttgtaatataaaacaagctctattttttcatcataatagatcaaatgataataatgtcAAGAGTGTCTTCactatgaaaatattttactctcatttattattaaatataaaagaagtaatacgtaatttttttactaaaatatatgataatcaAATTTCTTATGACgactttataatatataaaaaggtaaaattaGGTACTTATAAAGGTGAAATGGAGGGTAACAAGAGGAAAGTTCCCTTACCACCTCAGGCAATAGTGGCCAAAaagcttttaaaaatatacccgcttttattaattacttataaggaaaaaattccTTTTATAATAACCAAAAAGTTGAAGGgcgataaaatatataattcagtTTCACACCCATCTTTTATTAGGGGTATACAGAAAACCTGTTATGGCGATGTTACGAATTTTGACTCCAATTCAGTTGACACGAAGAGTGCAAGaggagaaaaggaaaaggaggATGTACTAAAGGCGACATTCGTTTTAAAATCGGAAGCAACAACTGGTGAAGTGGCAAAAGACGAAGCAGTGGAAGGGAAAGCCTCAAATGTCGTAAAGTACAATGAACATAACTACGATCGAGATGCACATGGCCCGAGGGAAGGCAACAAAATAATTCCCAGagaatgtttttttaaaaaaaaaaaaaaattgaaagaaataaattttgactattatatacaaaatttaataattcctCCCCTTAAAAGAATGCTGGACTTACTTCCATTTCACTCTGTAAATTTAGAGGAAATCTTTTATAAAACTAAGAGGAAATATAACTGGAATAAAGCAAATTTAGAAATGttccaaaaaaattttgaaggTGGTGAAAAGCAATCTTTAAAAGATAATGGTTATGTAATGAAgaacaataatttaataataaatattctgaAAGGGAAAAATGGATATCTTAAGGAAAACAAAGGAgcagaaaaaattaacaataataatgaagaGGAGGAGGAGAAGAAAAAGACGGAGAAGTGGagaagtaataataatataatatgtaaaaaaaaaataaaaataaaaattgatgaagaggagaatttaaaaattagaaaacaaataattaacaGTTATGTAGAAATGAGCAAATCTCAAAATATGATgaaacatttaaataatatttgctTGGTATGTGCAAACTCGGAAATGGAAGCTTTGGCTTGCCAATATTCAGTACACTGcaaagtatattttaaaaaaataattttacaagaaaatatttcaagAAATCAAGATGCTATAAAAAGATTAGAAGgaaagtaatttttttttttttttttttttgaaaatacaaatattccaaattaattttgacatataaaataaatacaaatatggATACATATAACTGATAGGAAATTATTTGTCTTTTAAAAAGTTAGATAAAAAAGTGGGAAGCTTAACATGTGATTTATGAGAAGTTTCTCATGTTTGGGATGTGATGGGTTAGACAATTATATCGAGAGTCCgttaactattttttatcGTCAGACAAATATATCGAGGATCCGTTAACACTTTTTTATCGTCAGACGAATATGCCGAGGGTCGgttaacaattttttgtaGTCAAACGAATATATCAAGAGTCCGTTAACAATTTTGTATGGTTagacaaatatattaagggtcctatatcaattttttattatctattatattcttttccttttttacttttcccagaaacataaaaaaattttccttttgataaaatttaaaatagtcccttttttttttttatcgtaactttttgaaatattatgTGCTCATGGATTACTTcttcatataattaatttattttcgaGTATCACTAGATGtgtcataaatttttattcgaAGATGAAATGTGCTTACATATCCATgcataaaaacatatatatgtataagattttaaaatgagttttttttttttttttttttttttaatttagttAGTTTTACTCTGTAATATGCCACATCTTTATTGTTTTCTAATTCACTAAGAGTCATTCAAACATGGCTGGCACAAGTAAAGCAAATTAGCTGacttgttaatattttttgtaaaggTCACAAGGGAATATTCATCGGGAGAATTAACAAAACCCTCTTCTTTTGAGACCTTACATCCGTAGTTGATCAATGATAAGAAATCATCATTGGATACCTGTTTTGAGTTAAAAAGGTGGGGATATACTCCCCATGTTAGTTGTAATTTCCTAGCTAGGTAAACATTTTCTGTTATAACAATGATAGGAGCTTTTGCTCTCatattacttaatttttgaattttttgaaaCTCATTggagaataaaataatagattTCAAGTTTATGTTATTACTTATATCTCTTATACTATGAAGTAATTTCTCAAAATAGGAATTATCATAAACcaatgttttatttaactGTTGGACATACTTAGCATTATTAGtgttatccatttttttttgtgaatattcataataataattatcattttctACACCCttaattacattattttgtGTCAAAGCAGTTAAAGCAGGATATTTTCCAGTGGCTGTTTCAGCTGATAACATTACGCAGTCACACCCATCATATAGGGCTGTAGCAATGTCAGAAACCTCTGCTCTCGTTGGGGTTGGGAGAAATCTCATACTTTCCATCATTTGTGTTGCTACAATAACAGgtttgttatatttaattctacatgaatttataatctttttttgCAATATAGGTAAATTGGACAAATCTGTTTCAATTCCTAAGTCCCCTCTTGCTATCATTATACCATcagataattttataatgctttctatattttttactgcCGAAGGTTTTTCAATCTTggagataataaaaattttgtttgcATTAATTGAGGcttcttcataattttcaatatattcaCCATTTTTCGAATTAGCAGATGTATGATTTTCATTATGTTGTGTAATGTTACTGTCATGAGTAGTATTCTCATTATCATAATTGGCAAAATCCTTTTCCTCATTTTGATTATGATTTATTTCTAAGTTCtgatttttgtatatattgtatatttgtttatacctttggtaattttttaagtaataatTATTGTAGTAATCATTTacttcttttatataaaaatcattttcatcatcatactgttttatctttaaagtatttatgtcataattaattctatctttttttttatttatataaaaatcactttcataataatcattaataatactttttaaaaagattaaat
The window above is part of the Plasmodium malariae genome assembly, chromosome: 10 genome. Proteins encoded here:
- the PyKII gene encoding pyruvate kinase 2, putative, giving the protein MKTIGFYFFIKLIASFVNGIKYKKEVAFTKWHIQNTEGERLLFLNNVYINKNIDKKKKNILAHSDIQNLKNGQGDSNLLTKKNKISFTKGKQIATIGPATENFEELEKLYLNGIDVFRLNFSHGLKSIKKYIINSIRILEKKYDTSIAILGDIQGPKIRIGEFEKNEKNAMDSNTFVELKEGDSFSFDLLDKLGDQNRVSLNYPDLLKNVKVGQMILLDDGNLNMKVVENSYDEQNKQNSSIKVQVITGGKLYSKKGFCVPNMIMPIEVLNEKDIKDILFCLNEEVDFLGYSFVQTKYDLIFLKSIINDYYESDFYINKKKDRINYDINTLKIKQYDDENDFYIKEVNDYYNNYYLKNYQRYKQIYNIYKNQNLEINHNQNEEKDFANYDNENTTHDSNITQHNENHTSANSKNGEYIENYEEASINANKIFIISKIEKPSAVKNIESIIKLSDGIMIARGDLGIETDLSNLPILQKKIINSCRIKYNKPVIVATQMMESMRFLPTPTRAEVSDIATALYDGCDCVMLSAETATGKYPALTALTQNNVIKGVENDNYYYEYSQKKMDNTNNAKYVQQLNKTLVYDNSYFEKLLHSIRDISNNINLKSIILFSNEFQKIQKLSNMRAKAPIIVITENVYLARKLQLTWGVYPHLFNSKQVSNDDFLSLINYGCKVSKEEGFVNSPDEYSLVTFTKNINKSANLLYLCQPCLNDS